Below is a genomic region from Pirellulales bacterium.
CCACCCTGGAATTCAAACTGAAGAAAACGGGTCCCGCCACAAGCCTGGTGCTCCATCAAAACGGCATTGAGCAGACCGCTCGCCGGATTAAGTGAGCCGTCAACCTGTCCGCGCCAGGCCGGGGTGAGGGCAATTTCACTTGGTGAGCATAATCTCGACGCCGACGAGCGAGTCTTGAATCTCGCCACCCTGAAAAGGGCTCTCGGCGATCATCTGTCGAAATTGGCCCCTCGTATACGCCCGCTTGATCAGCATGAAGCGAAAAGTCTGCCGAACGACGAATGAGTTGAGCACTCCCAATTTCAAATTCTGGACTTCCTGCCGGATCGCGTCAGGCGTCACATCGCGACGCAGGTCGATAATCTGCGCGCGGCCGCCCGGCTTGAGAACGCGGTGCATTTCGCGAAGGGAGCTCTCCGGATCGGAGAAATTCTTGAACGCGGCGCGACAGAGCAGGTAATCGAAGCTGTCGGCAGGGAAGGGCATCGCGGCCGCGTTTCCCTGCTGAAAATCGACGTCGACTGCGGCCTCGATCGCATTGCGTCGCGCGATCTCGACAAAGGTGTGGCTGATGTCGAGTCCTGTCACGTGGCGGCCACCGAGCCTGGCCAACTCGATCGCGAAATAGCCTGGCCCGGGCGCCACCTCCAGCACGCTGCCTCCGGGCGCAACGGCGGCCGCAACTCGTTGAGCAATCGCCTGAAACTCCGGCAGCGACGGTCGGGTAATGCGCGCGTACCAACGGGCGATGGGGCCTTCCATGCCCATCCCGCGGTAGCCTTTTTCCGTTGTCGTCGTGGCCATGTCGGATTCCGAGCGCGAAGCGATTGCCGCCCATCGGTCGCTTTGGATGATCGGCCCGCTCAACGTTATTCGCTGTCACGCACCGGTTATTGGGGCATGCAAGAGTTTTCCGACTTTGGCTGCGCCCGAGCGTGTTTCAGCCGCGATCAGGTCTGCCCGATCCAGGATTTGTCGGCGACTTCTTTCCAGCGGGCGCGGATCGCCTCGAACTGTTCGGGCGGCAGCGGCCCGGCCTTGAGCAGCTCGACGTTTTCACGCCAGCGAGTCGGATTCTTGGTGCCGACGATGGCCGTGTGCACGCCCGGAACGCTCAGCGCGAACCGTAGCGCGATCGAGGCTGCCTGCTGGGGGTCGCCCTTCAAGAAGTCGTAGTCGAGTTTTTGGAGCCGTTCCCAATACGCCTGGTGATACCAATTGCTCGGCTTCTGGGAATAGCGCCAGGCGGCATTGGCGATCGGTCGCTTGGCAATTAGTCCCATGCCGCGCTCCCGCGCCAGCGGAAGCGTCAGCTCGATCGCTTCCTGGTCGGCAATGCTGACCGACGTTTGCAGCGAATCGAACGCGCCGCACTCGATCGCATAACGGGCGGCCGAACTGTCCCCGCTGTAGCCGATGTAACGCGTGTAACCGCGCTCGCGGGCCTCCTGCAGTGCGGCAATGACTTCGCCCTTGCGCAGTTCTTGTTCGGAGCACGTGTGAAGATGGATCAGGTCGACCCGGTCGGTCTTCAGTCGCAGGAGGCTGCGTGCGATG
It encodes:
- a CDS encoding class I SAM-dependent methyltransferase codes for the protein MATTTTEKGYRGMGMEGPIARWYARITRPSLPEFQAIAQRVAAAVAPGGSVLEVAPGPGYFAIELARLGGRHVTGLDISHTFVEIARRNAIEAAVDVDFQQGNAAAMPFPADSFDYLLCRAAFKNFSDPESSLREMHRVLKPGGRAQIIDLRRDVTPDAIRQEVQNLKLGVLNSFVVRQTFRFMLIKRAYTRGQFRQMIAESPFQGGEIQDSLVGVEIMLTK
- a CDS encoding aldo/keto reductase → METRQFGKTDMRLSVLGFGGAEIGFEQAPPEDVTMLLTTALGAGLNVIDTAECYLASEELIGQAVSNRRKQYFLFTKCGHPERPGVEDWRKESLLDSIARSLLRLKTDRVDLIHLHTCSEQELRKGEVIAALQEARERGYTRYIGYSGDSSAARYAIECGAFDSLQTSVSIADQEAIELTLPLARERGMGLIAKRPIANAAWRYSQKPSNWYHQAYWERLQKLDYDFLKGDPQQAASIALRFALSVPGVHTAIVGTKNPTRWRENVELLKAGPLPPEQFEAIRARWKEVADKSWIGQT